The genomic interval GTTCTTTCCAATACGCTTAACGATGTTTTGTAGAAAGGAACAACTACTGCAACAAGTTTTTTATCACCCATAGGTTATATGCTAATAATTATTTGCTGTCGAGCATTTTAACAATGGATTCCAGGTGATCCTGAAAGAAAAAATCATATCCGTTTTCTCCTTCCGGAATAACATTGATAATATCAAACGAAGTTTCCAGTATCCTCGGGATTTTCAGCGATTCGGCTATCGAAAAGGGAAATGACTGGTTACCAATAAAAAATTTGGCTCCGGCAATTATACCGGCCAGTTTCATAAAGTTATCGACCTGTATCCATTTGATGTCAGGAATCACTTTTTTGATATCGTTATATTCAGATTCGACACCGATAAAAACCAGGTTTTCATAGGAATTAAGAAATCCATAATTAATTGAATGATTACGGTATCGTTCACTTCTGGCGATTACAATGCTATTACTGAAAGTTGTATCTGGTTTGACAGAAATCCAGGCTTTCCAGAGCTGTGGATTAACCCCCGTAATGTAGCTGCACCAGCGTGCAATATTTCCCGTTTTCAAAGGAATGTTGCCGGAATGAAAATAGTCCATATCGATATGCACAGGCTGGTCAGTATGGACTTCACAAACATGGATATAGGCTTGGGAAATAAGCAGAGGGCTAAGCATTTCTGCCATGCGCTGATTAAGCTTTACATTGCCCATCGGATGATTTTTATAGCCCGACAATATAAGCGGCTTGCCCAATCTCAAATATAAATGAATAGGGGCACCTGTTAATTCATGTATGCGTTTCAGCGTTGGCAACGCATAAATGATATCGCCTGCGTTTCCACTATGGCTTACGCTGATAAAACCGCTTGTTGTCGCAAATTCGCTGATTTTATCAATCGAGGTTAATCTGTTGAGGCCGGTTATAAACTTTGAGAATTCCTGTTGGTTATAATTGGCTAGTTCCCATTTGTAATCTTTATATAACGGACGGTTTGTATGTTTAAGCCATAGCTTTTCGAAAACATTCAGCTTTTTAAACATGTCAACAGATTTTAGGATATTACCAGTTTATAAAGAACCGGTTAAAATTACAAGGTTTTAATCATTAAAAGTTTGCATGTCGATCAGCCTTTTGTAAAGGCCGTTACGCTGAAGCAGTTCGAGATGAGTTCCTTGTTCATTGATTTGCCCGTCTTCCAGCACTACGATCATATCAGCACTTTGAATGGTACTTAACCGGTGCGCAATAACAAGTGAAGTCCTGTTTTTCATTAAATTATTCAACGCTTCCTGAACCAGTTTTTCCGATTCCGTATCCAGCGCAGATGTTGCTTCGTCGAGCATCATAATCGGAGGGTTTTTCAATACAGCCCTTGCTATACAGATCCGTTGCTTCTGCCCGCCCGAAAGTTTCATTCCCCTGTCACCAATATTACTTTGATAACCGTGTTCGGTCTGAAGAATAAAATCATGTGCGTTGGCAATTCTGGCAGCGTGTTCTACTTGCTCCTGTGTGGCATCAGGCAGGCCAAAAGCAATATTATTAAAAATCGTATCATTGAAAAGCATGGATTCCTGGTTGACAACACCAATAAGAGACCAAAGCGATTCCATTTTTAATTTCCTGACATCAGTTCCATCAATTGTAACCCTGCCACTTTCTACTTCTGTAAACCTTGGGATCAAATCCATCAGCGTCGATTTTCCACCACCTGACGGGCCAACTAATGCAATTGTTTTTCCTTTTGGTATGGTCAGGTTGATATCTTTTAAAACAGTCCTGCCGGGATAAGAAAAGGACAGATTCTCCAGTCTGATCGAATGGTTGAAAGAAGTAATTGATACAGCGTCGGGTGCATCCGTTATCTCTGGTTTCTGGTCAATCAATTCGAGCACGCGCTCTCCGGCAGCCAAACCTGTGTGAATACCGCTGAAAGAATTTGTCAATGCTTTTGCCGGTTGCATGATCCTTGAAAAAAGAGCAATGTAAGTAACAAATTCAGGGCCTGTAAGATCAGACTGGTGGTTCAGAATGAGGGAACCGCCATAAAGTACTATGGTCGTAACCATGGCCACACTAAGAGATTCAGATACCGGCCCGCTCAGTTGCTGACGACGTGCCATTTTACGGCCAAGGTCTGAGTACCTTACGTTTTCAGAATCGAATTTATCTTTGATGGCTTCCGTAGCATTAAAAGATTTTATGATTTTAATACCTGAAAGTGCCTCATCCAGATAACTGATCATCAAACCGAACATGTGCTGCGCCATTGTGGCCTGTTCTTTCAGCCGCTTTACAATTTTTGAAATTACAAATGCAGAAATTGGTATGACCAACAGTGCAAATATGGTCAGCTTAAAAGAGATTGAGAAAAGCATGAAAACATAAGCAGTCAGC from Dyadobacter sp. NIV53 carries:
- a CDS encoding ABC transporter ATP-binding protein; the encoded protein is MKTYFRLLSFAKPIEKFAIPYVILTLLAVVFNTLQLALLAPLLTTLFASGSANATILTKPAGWADVTGYLNYFSQQISFTYGPFGALKFVCGVIVIAVILGNVFRYFAQRIMEDFRIHTLLNLRKSVFNNVMDQHVGYFSNQRKGDIIAKIASDVGAVQFSVTGTLQVVFKEPLQLTAYVFMLFSISFKLTIFALLVIPISAFVISKIVKRLKEQATMAQHMFGLMISYLDEALSGIKIIKSFNATEAIKDKFDSENVRYSDLGRKMARRQQLSGPVSESLSVAMVTTIVLYGGSLILNHQSDLTGPEFVTYIALFSRIMQPAKALTNSFSGIHTGLAAGERVLELIDQKPEITDAPDAVSITSFNHSIRLENLSFSYPGRTVLKDINLTIPKGKTIALVGPSGGGKSTLMDLIPRFTEVESGRVTIDGTDVRKLKMESLWSLIGVVNQESMLFNDTIFNNIAFGLPDATQEQVEHAARIANAHDFILQTEHGYQSNIGDRGMKLSGGQKQRICIARAVLKNPPIMMLDEATSALDTESEKLVQEALNNLMKNRTSLVIAHRLSTIQSADMIVVLEDGQINEQGTHLELLQRNGLYKRLIDMQTFND